In Opitutus sp. ER46, one DNA window encodes the following:
- the ctaD gene encoding cytochrome c oxidase subunit I has translation MDALAKPVFLTKEEKAPARPRLFARPTAKTGLMSWITTVDHKRIGLLYGLFALFFFLVGGFEALLIRTQLMFPNNNVLTAQQYNTMFTMHGTTMIFLAVMPLSSAFFNFIMPLQIGARDVAFPRLNAFSLWTFVAGAIILNIGWFLPTATHGAPDGGWFGYAPLTSKTFIAKHSIDYWVMGLQLLGAASIAASLNFIVTIINLRAPGMTMMRLPVFTWMTLITSFLVILSFPAITIALVELMMDRNFGTNFFEASNGGMPILWQHLFWVFGHPEVYILILPAMGIISEILPTFSRKPLFGYPIVVFSGACIGFLGFGVWSHHMFTTGMGTVATAAFAMATMAIAVPTGVKIFNWIGTIWGGHLQMRTPMMFALGFVWMFMIGGFSGVMHSAAPADAQQQDSYFVIAHFHYVLIGGSLFALLAGIHYWFPLMFGRKASEFWGKLSFWVIFVGFNVTFFPMHFLGLNGMPRRTFTYDANMGWNTANFVSTMGAFTLGVGIFIYFATMVYTYLKGERVGRDVWDGRTLEWSLPVPPPEYNYRVIPTVHARDAWWYEKHHQEEIKKEQAEYAHAEAAHGGIHMPFPSIWPFVTSVGILIGAFGVAFFDSNPAPGIHAKLGTTLFGAAVMLVGIYFWALEGAEGYHLHVDEEGRTAEPTSHVGKS, from the coding sequence ATGGACGCACTGGCTAAACCCGTATTCCTCACCAAGGAGGAGAAGGCTCCGGCTCGGCCGCGGCTCTTCGCCCGCCCCACGGCGAAGACCGGCCTGATGAGCTGGATCACCACGGTCGATCACAAGCGCATCGGCCTCCTCTACGGCCTCTTCGCGCTGTTCTTCTTCCTCGTCGGCGGGTTCGAGGCGCTGCTGATCCGCACGCAGCTGATGTTCCCGAACAACAACGTGCTGACGGCGCAGCAGTACAACACGATGTTCACGATGCACGGGACGACGATGATCTTCCTGGCCGTGATGCCGCTGTCGTCGGCGTTCTTCAATTTCATCATGCCGCTGCAGATCGGCGCGCGCGACGTCGCCTTCCCGCGGCTCAATGCGTTCTCGCTTTGGACGTTCGTCGCCGGCGCGATCATCCTGAACATCGGCTGGTTCCTGCCGACGGCCACGCACGGCGCGCCGGACGGCGGCTGGTTCGGCTACGCCCCGCTCACCTCGAAGACCTTCATCGCGAAACACTCGATCGATTACTGGGTGATGGGCCTGCAGCTCCTCGGCGCCGCGTCCATCGCCGCCTCGCTCAACTTCATCGTCACGATCATCAACCTGCGCGCGCCGGGCATGACGATGATGCGGCTCCCGGTGTTCACCTGGATGACGCTGATCACGTCCTTCCTCGTCATCCTCTCCTTCCCCGCGATCACGATCGCGCTGGTCGAGCTGATGATGGACCGCAACTTCGGCACGAACTTCTTCGAAGCGTCGAACGGCGGCATGCCGATCCTGTGGCAGCACCTCTTCTGGGTCTTCGGCCATCCCGAGGTGTACATCCTGATCCTGCCGGCGATGGGTATCATCTCGGAGATTCTGCCGACGTTCTCCCGCAAGCCGCTCTTCGGCTACCCGATCGTCGTCTTCTCGGGCGCCTGCATCGGCTTCCTTGGCTTCGGCGTGTGGAGCCATCACATGTTCACCACCGGCATGGGCACGGTCGCGACGGCCGCGTTCGCGATGGCGACGATGGCGATCGCGGTGCCGACCGGCGTGAAGATTTTCAACTGGATCGGCACCATCTGGGGCGGCCACCTGCAGATGCGTACGCCCATGATGTTCGCGCTGGGCTTCGTGTGGATGTTCATGATCGGCGGCTTCTCCGGCGTCATGCACTCGGCGGCGCCGGCCGACGCCCAGCAGCAGGACTCGTACTTCGTCATCGCCCACTTCCACTACGTGCTGATCGGCGGCTCGCTCTTCGCGCTGCTCGCGGGCATCCACTACTGGTTCCCGCTGATGTTCGGCCGCAAGGCCAGCGAGTTCTGGGGCAAGCTCTCCTTCTGGGTCATCTTCGTCGGCTTCAACGTGACGTTCTTCCCGATGCACTTCCTCGGGTTGAACGGCATGCCCCGCCGCACCTTCACCTACGATGCGAACATGGGCTGGAACACCGCCAACTTCGTTTCGACGATGGGCGCGTTCACGCTGGGCGTGGGCATCTTCATCTACTTCGCGACGATGGTTTACACCTACCTCAAGGGTGAACGCGTCGGTCGTGACGTCTGGGACGGCCGCACCCTCGAGTGGTCGCTGCCGGTGCCGCCGCCGGAGTACAACTACCGCGTGATCCCGACCGTGCACGCCCGCGACGCCTGGTGGTACGAGAAGCACCACCAGGAGGAGATCAAAAAGGAGCAGGCCGAATACGCGCACGCCGAGGCGGCCCACGGCGGCATTCACATGCCGTTCCCCTCGATCTGGCCGTTCGTCACCAGCGTCGGCATCCTGATCGGCGCCTTCGGCGTCGCGTTCTTCGACTCCAACCCGGCGCCCGGCATCCACGCCAAGCTCGGCACGACGCTCTTCGGCGCCGCTGTCATGTTGGTCGGCATCTACTTCTGGGCGCTGGAAGGCGCCGAGGGCTATCACCTGCACGTCGACGAGGAAGGCCGCACCGCCGAGCCGACGTCGCACGTCGGCAAGTCCTGA
- a CDS encoding heme-copper oxidase subunit III, with translation MTTAVATIDHHHDPSTATGIPNKKLLMWAFLASDCMFFGALISTHLIYRLHPPAGGLDPKQIFSPELTSFSTFILLMSSLMMALAVSAIQKANVKSCRASLLMTIFFGMIFLGCQVYEFTEFVHVKQMTLSNSLLGTTFYTLTGTHGIHVAIGVFWLSLMYVRSFKPAVGNAWHRSWLSHNLLHAGVLIAALLLSLKVVIALVFSLQEAASIGAGLQHFIGAEFVYLLLVLLAYGALVWFARPRGAVEFGETNAIDVESMGLYWHFVDIVWIVIFTAVYLLEYL, from the coding sequence ATGACCACGGCCGTCGCCACGATTGACCATCATCACGACCCGAGCACCGCCACGGGCATTCCGAACAAGAAGCTCCTCATGTGGGCCTTCCTGGCGTCGGACTGCATGTTCTTCGGCGCGCTCATCTCGACGCACCTGATCTACCGGCTGCACCCGCCCGCAGGCGGGCTGGACCCGAAGCAGATCTTCAGCCCGGAGCTCACGTCGTTCTCCACGTTCATCCTCCTGATGTCGTCGCTGATGATGGCGCTGGCCGTCTCCGCGATCCAGAAGGCCAATGTGAAGAGCTGCCGGGCGTCGCTGCTGATGACGATTTTCTTCGGGATGATCTTCCTCGGCTGCCAGGTGTACGAGTTCACCGAGTTCGTGCACGTGAAGCAGATGACGCTCTCGAACAGCCTGCTCGGAACCACGTTCTACACGCTGACCGGCACGCACGGCATCCACGTCGCGATCGGCGTGTTCTGGCTGAGCCTAATGTATGTACGCTCGTTCAAGCCGGCCGTCGGCAACGCGTGGCACCGCTCGTGGCTGTCGCACAACCTCCTCCACGCGGGCGTGCTCATCGCCGCGCTGTTGCTGTCGCTCAAGGTCGTGATTGCGCTCGTGTTCAGCCTGCAGGAAGCGGCCTCGATCGGCGCCGGCCTGCAGCACTTCATCGGCGCGGAGTTCGTGTACCTGCTCCTCGTGCTGCTCGCCTACGGCGCGCTCGTCTGGTTCGCCCGGCCACGCGGCGCGGTCGAGTTCGGCGAGACCAACGCCATCGATGTCGAGTCGATGGGCCTGTACTGGCACTTCGTGGACATCGTCTGGATCGTGATCTTCACCGCCGTCTATCTGCTCGAGTATCTCTGA
- a CDS encoding cytochrome C oxidase subunit IV family protein: protein MSSLAAASHGASEHEVSKFQIYVQIAMLLAVITGIEIVAVYLPFARWLLVTALVVMSAVKFLFVIFYFMHLRWDKPFCTILFFIGLTLAGGTMWALLHLFAAEASKPLPM from the coding sequence ATGAGCTCTTTGGCTGCAGCTTCTCACGGGGCCTCGGAACACGAGGTCAGCAAGTTTCAGATCTATGTGCAGATCGCGATGCTGCTCGCGGTCATCACCGGCATCGAGATCGTCGCGGTTTACCTGCCGTTTGCCCGGTGGCTGCTGGTCACCGCGCTGGTGGTGATGTCAGCGGTGAAGTTTCTGTTCGTCATCTTCTACTTCATGCACCTGCGGTGGGATAAGCCGTTCTGCACGATTCTGTTCTTCATCGGGCTCACGCTCGCCGGCGGCACGATGTGGGCGCTCCTGCACCTGTTCGCGGCGGAGGCAAGCAAGCCCCTGCCGATGTAA
- a CDS encoding cytochrome c oxidase assembly protein — MIDWLHWHNEPLLVGGLVFVGWLWAILAGPLRAHLLVRDGESADRPFPKREAFRFYGALLVFYFAVGSPLDQIGEAYLFSAHMLQHQLLIYPAAILFLWGIPSWMIDPFLRQPPWSAGLRFLTHPLICALVFLLVVGGWHAPWLYNAALMNKLIHVGEHLAFFGSALLYWWPIMSPSRVLPPVGYGTQMLYVLGVIIGLMPVHAYITFSHDILYPVYEYAPRLFTSFSAADDQLLAGVSMQLVAILVSLGAFGVSFYRWYEQGERRGPGASGAPKPLPAA, encoded by the coding sequence ATGATCGACTGGCTGCACTGGCACAACGAACCGCTGCTCGTCGGCGGGCTGGTGTTCGTCGGCTGGTTGTGGGCGATTCTCGCTGGGCCGCTACGGGCCCATCTCCTCGTGCGCGACGGGGAATCGGCGGACCGTCCCTTCCCGAAGCGCGAGGCATTCCGGTTCTACGGCGCGCTGCTGGTCTTCTATTTCGCGGTGGGCTCGCCGCTCGACCAGATTGGCGAGGCGTACCTGTTCAGCGCGCACATGCTGCAGCACCAGCTGCTGATCTATCCGGCGGCGATCCTCTTCCTGTGGGGCATTCCGTCCTGGATGATCGATCCCTTCCTGCGCCAACCCCCGTGGTCCGCCGGGCTGCGCTTCCTCACCCACCCGTTGATCTGCGCGCTCGTATTCCTGTTGGTGGTCGGCGGCTGGCACGCGCCCTGGCTCTACAATGCCGCGCTGATGAACAAGCTCATCCACGTCGGTGAGCATCTGGCGTTCTTCGGCTCCGCGCTCCTCTACTGGTGGCCGATCATGAGCCCGTCCCGCGTACTGCCGCCGGTCGGCTATGGCACCCAGATGCTGTACGTCCTCGGCGTCATCATCGGCCTGATGCCGGTCCACGCCTACATCACCTTCTCCCACGACATCCTATACCCGGTGTACGAGTACGCGCCGCGGCTGTTTACCTCCTTCTCAGCGGCGGACGACCAGCTTCTCGCGGGCGTGAGCATGCAGCTCGTGGCGATCCTGGTGAGCCTCGGCGCCTTCGGGGTTTCGTTCTATCGCTGGTACGAGCAAGGCGAACGCCGGGGCCCGGGCGCGTCGGGCGCCCCAAAACCGCTCCCGGCCGCCTGA
- the cysK gene encoding cysteine synthase A, translating into MAKIHNDITETIGNTPLVRLNRTAAAHNAQAEILLKLEFFNPLSSVKDRIGLAMIEDALKSGRINQNSVLIEPTSGNTGIALAFVAAAKGLKLILTMPETMTIERRKILKILGARLVLTEGAKGMKGAIAKAEELAARIPNSVILQQFSNPANPAVHRATTAEEIWRDTDGKVDIVVSGIGTGGTITGVGEVLKSRKPSVRIVAVEPDASPVLSGGQPGPHKLQGLGAGFVPAVLNTKVYDEVIRVKESDSGPVSKQVNQLDGIPVGISSGAAVWAALQLAKRPENKGKQIVAVIPSSSERYLSSWLFADVGVESDSVDDLLAPAKA; encoded by the coding sequence ATGGCCAAAATCCACAACGACATCACCGAGACCATCGGCAATACCCCGCTCGTTCGCCTCAACCGCACCGCGGCCGCCCACAACGCCCAGGCGGAGATCCTCCTCAAGCTCGAGTTCTTCAACCCGCTCTCGAGCGTGAAGGACCGTATCGGGCTCGCGATGATCGAGGACGCGCTGAAGAGCGGTCGCATCAACCAAAACAGCGTCCTGATCGAGCCGACCTCGGGCAACACCGGCATCGCGCTCGCCTTCGTCGCCGCCGCCAAGGGGCTGAAGCTCATCCTCACGATGCCCGAGACCATGACCATCGAGCGCCGCAAGATTCTGAAGATCCTCGGCGCGCGCCTCGTCCTCACCGAGGGCGCCAAGGGCATGAAGGGCGCCATCGCCAAGGCCGAGGAACTCGCCGCCCGCATCCCCAACAGCGTCATTCTCCAGCAGTTCTCCAATCCCGCCAATCCCGCCGTCCACCGCGCTACCACCGCCGAGGAGATCTGGCGCGATACTGATGGCAAGGTGGACATCGTAGTCTCTGGCATCGGCACTGGTGGCACGATCACCGGCGTCGGCGAGGTGCTGAAGTCCCGCAAGCCTTCCGTTCGCATCGTCGCCGTCGAGCCCGACGCCTCGCCCGTGCTCTCCGGCGGCCAGCCCGGCCCGCACAAGCTCCAGGGCCTCGGCGCCGGCTTCGTGCCCGCCGTCCTCAACACCAAGGTCTACGATGAGGTCATCCGGGTGAAGGAGTCCGACTCCGGCCCGGTCAGCAAGCAGGTCAACCAGCTCGATGGCATCCCGGTGGGCATCTCCTCCGGCGCCGCCGTCTGGGCCGCCCTGCAACTCGCCAAGCGGCCGGAGAACAAGGGCAAGCAGATCGTCGCGGTCATTCCGTCGAGCAGCGAACGCTACCTTTCGTCCTGGCTGTTCGCCGACGTTGGGGTGGAGAGCGACTCGGTCGACGACCTGCTCGCGCCCGCCAAGGCCTGA
- a CDS encoding sulfate ABC transporter ATP-binding protein, which yields MSIQATRIRKTFGQTVVLDDVDLNVPRGKLVALLGPSGSGKTTLLRIIAGLEHADPGSGKILFHGEDVTDVPAGRRKVGFVFQHYALFRHMTVFENIAFGLNVRRRRDRPSQVEIAERVHRLLKLVQLEGMNERYPTQLSGGQRQRIALARALAVEPRVLLLDEPFGALDAKVRKDLRRWLRQFHDEVHLTTVFVTHDQEEALEIADEVVIMNQARVEQVGTPQEVYDRPASPFVYRFLGNVNVLRAEVLADSGLPLGRAVSLEDDGQLFVRPHDIQILPHAAGVVGIAAVVRYVHAAGPQARVSLEQVRTREPVEAEISRVELESLHLKVGDLVALRLRSGHSFGEDYAI from the coding sequence ATGAGCATCCAGGCGACGCGCATTCGAAAGACGTTCGGCCAGACGGTCGTGCTGGACGACGTCGACCTTAACGTCCCTCGCGGGAAACTGGTCGCCTTGCTGGGGCCCTCCGGCTCCGGCAAGACCACGCTGCTGCGCATCATCGCGGGCCTGGAACACGCCGACCCTGGCAGCGGGAAAATCCTGTTCCACGGGGAGGACGTCACCGACGTGCCCGCCGGCCGGCGCAAGGTGGGCTTCGTTTTCCAGCACTACGCATTGTTCCGACACATGACCGTGTTCGAGAACATCGCCTTCGGTCTCAATGTGCGGCGCCGCCGCGACCGGCCTTCGCAGGTCGAGATCGCTGAGCGCGTGCACCGGTTGCTCAAGCTGGTGCAGCTCGAGGGCATGAACGAACGCTATCCGACGCAGCTCTCGGGCGGGCAGCGCCAGCGCATCGCCCTGGCCCGTGCGCTTGCGGTCGAGCCGCGCGTGCTCCTGCTCGACGAGCCGTTCGGCGCGCTCGACGCCAAGGTGCGCAAGGACCTCCGCCGCTGGCTGCGCCAGTTCCACGACGAGGTGCACCTCACCACGGTGTTCGTCACCCACGACCAGGAGGAGGCGCTCGAGATCGCCGACGAGGTCGTGATCATGAACCAGGCGCGGGTGGAGCAGGTGGGCACGCCGCAGGAGGTCTATGACCGGCCGGCCTCACCGTTCGTCTATCGCTTCCTCGGCAACGTGAACGTGCTGCGCGCGGAGGTGCTCGCCGACAGCGGGCTGCCGCTCGGTCGCGCTGTCTCGCTCGAGGACGACGGCCAGTTGTTCGTCCGACCGCACGACATCCAGATCCTGCCGCACGCGGCCGGTGTCGTCGGCATCGCCGCGGTGGTCCGCTACGTCCACGCCGCCGGTCCGCAGGCGCGGGTATCGCTCGAGCAGGTGAGGACGCGCGAACCGGTCGAAGCCGAGATCTCCCGCGTCGAGCTCGAGTCCCTGCACCTGAAGGTCGGCGACCTCGTGGCGCTGCGGCTGCGCAGCGGTCATTCCTTCGGCGAGGACTACGCGATCTGA
- the cysW gene encoding sulfate ABC transporter permease subunit CysW, translating to MASAVSSLAHTSAAHGAPRATHDPAWMRWLLTFTALGFLGCFLILPLAAVFGEALRQGVRAYLAAITEPDAMSAIKLTLLTAAISVPANVVFGISAAWAISKFKFRGKSLLITLIDLPFAVSPVISGLIYVLLFGLNGWFGHWLDAHNLKIIFAVPGIVLATTFVTFPFVARELIPLMQSQGSDEEYAAITLGANAWQMFWRVTLPNIKWGLLYGIILCNARAMGEFGAVSVVSGHIRGETNTMPLHVEILYNEYNFVAAFAVASLLALLAIATLVLKAVIEWKHARTRG from the coding sequence GCGCCGCGGGCCACGCATGATCCCGCATGGATGCGCTGGTTGCTCACGTTCACCGCGCTGGGGTTCCTGGGCTGCTTCCTGATTCTGCCGCTCGCGGCCGTCTTCGGCGAGGCCCTGCGCCAGGGCGTGCGGGCGTATCTCGCGGCGATCACCGAGCCCGACGCGATGTCGGCGATCAAACTCACGTTGCTCACCGCGGCCATTTCGGTGCCGGCCAACGTGGTGTTCGGCATCTCCGCGGCGTGGGCGATCTCGAAGTTCAAGTTTCGTGGCAAGAGCCTCCTCATCACCCTCATCGACCTGCCGTTCGCCGTCTCCCCCGTCATCTCCGGCCTGATCTACGTGCTGCTCTTCGGCCTCAACGGCTGGTTCGGCCACTGGCTGGATGCGCACAACCTCAAGATCATCTTCGCCGTGCCGGGCATCGTGCTGGCCACGACGTTCGTCACGTTCCCGTTCGTCGCCCGCGAACTGATCCCGCTGATGCAGTCGCAGGGCTCCGATGAGGAGTACGCCGCCATCACGCTCGGCGCGAACGCCTGGCAGATGTTCTGGCGCGTCACATTGCCCAACATCAAGTGGGGCCTCCTCTACGGCATCATCCTCTGCAACGCCCGCGCGATGGGCGAATTCGGCGCGGTGTCCGTCGTCAGCGGCCACATTCGCGGCGAAACCAACACCATGCCACTCCACGTCGAGATCCTCTACAACGAGTACAACTTCGTCGCGGCCTTCGCCGTCGCCTCGTTGCTCGCCCTCCTTGCCATTGCGACGCTCGTCCTGAAGGCCGTGATCGAGTGGAAACACGCCCGCACCCGCGGCTGA